The sequence TCTCACCGTGCTGTGGATTGGTGGTATGTGGACCATCGGCGTTATCGTAGCTCCCGCTTTATTTGCCGGCTTAGATAAAGCAACAGCAGGCATGGTGGCAGGAAAGCTTTTTCATGCGATTGGCTGGGTGGGGATTGTAGCGGGTGTGTATCTGGCCATTTGGTGTGTCTGGCAAATGGGCATGCGTGGATTTCGAAGCGGTAAATTCTGGCTGGTGATGGGGATGCTGCTATGCACACTGATTAATCAGTTTGCTATTTTCCCACTCATTGCCAGCTTAAAGCCTGTGGTAAGTTCTGCAGCAGAAGGTGTGTTTGGTGGTGGCTTGGCGCAGTGGCATACGATTTCAAGTCTTATTTATCTGCTGCAAAGTGTGTTTGGTATAATTTACATCTGGTCTGACAGTGATCGTTAAATGCAAAAAATTAGGGCAACCTAAGTTGCCCTAATGCATATAAAACCCGCTTATTTGGCTTTTTTTGCCTTGGGTAGTACGATTCGTGGTTTGTCACTGTTCGATGCGCGGTAAACAATGAGTAGCTTACCGATGTGTTGAACGGCAGATGCCCCCAGTTCAGAGCAGATCTTTTGCATGTATTCTTCACGCAGGGCACGATCATCGCCCAGTACTCGGATTTTAATGAGTTCGTGTGCATCTAAATTAACAGCAATTTCGCGGATTACCGCGTCTGCCAGGCCATTATTTCCGATCATCACGACTGGATCGATATGATGAGCCAGGCTTTTCAGATGGCGACGCTGATCCGATGTGAGTTCCATTGTTTCAAATCCTTGACTAAACAGGCAATTTTACCTCATGGCTCGTAGCAATTCCAGTAATGCGTGGATGAAGGAACACGTCAATGATCATTATGTTCATCAGGCAAAAAAAGAGGGCTACCGCGCGCGCGCAGCTTTCAAGCTGCTTGAGATCAATGAAAAAGACAAATTATTCAAACAGGGGCTGTGGGTGGCTGATCTGGGAGCTGCACCCGGAAGCTGGTCGCAAGTAGCAAGTCAGTATGTTGGTGAATCTGGGCGCGTTTTTGCGCTAGACTTGCTGGAGATGACGCCGATTCGTGGTGTGGACTTTATTCAGGGTGATTTTGGAAATGAGGAAGTGCTGGCTCAGTACACAGAATTACTCGCTGGGCGTCAGGTAGACCTTGTGATTTGCGATATGGCCCCCAATATAACGGGTAACGCGGTGATGGATCAGGCTCGCAGTATGTATTTATGTGAGCTGGCATTGGAATTTGTTCGTGAACAATTGAAACCAAATGGGTATTTTCTAGTCAAGGTATTCCAAGGTTATGGTTTTACTGAGTATATGAGAGCCATGCGTGAGACATTTTCAAGTGTTGTAACTCGTAACCCTAAGGCTTCGCGTGATCGCAGCAATGAAACTTATTTGCTCGGTAAGCAGAAAAAAGCCTGATATAGCTTGTTGGATTTAAGTGCCTGCAGCAGGCAGTGCTAAGCTAAAACGGACTGCCAGCCATAAATGCGTGGAATTTTTTCTTTCATCCCCCTTTGGGATAATCAGGAGTAGCGCCGTGAACAATCTCGGCAAGAACATCGCCATCTGGCTCGTCATTGGTCTGGTACTGATGACGGTCTTTAATCAGTTTTCCCGTAAGCAAGAAGCCAGCGGGCAAGTGGCGTATTCACAATTCATGGCTGATGTAGAAGCTGATCGTATTGCGAGCGCAGAAATCGAGGGAAACCCGATTCGTGGCCAGATTATTAAAGGCAAGCGTAACGACGGTACGGCATTCTCTACACTGGCTCCATTTGATTTTCGTATGGTTGATACGCTGATCAAGCACAACGTGAAGTTTGCGGCCAAAGCTGAAGAGGAACCGAGCTTTTTGATGAATCTGTTCATCAACTGGTTTCCGATGCTGCTTCTGATCGGTGTGTGGGTGTTCTTTATGCGCCAGATGCAGGGCGGTGGCAAAGGCGGGGCATTTAGCTTTGGTAAATCAAAGGCGCGTTTGCTCGATGAAGCGACCAATGTGATTACCTTTGCAGATGTTGCCGGCTGCGA comes from Iodobacter ciconiae and encodes:
- a CDS encoding DUF4149 domain-containing protein — translated: MKNLLTVLWIGGMWTIGVIVAPALFAGLDKATAGMVAGKLFHAIGWVGIVAGVYLAIWCVWQMGMRGFRSGKFWLVMGMLLCTLINQFAIFPLIASLKPVVSSAAEGVFGGGLAQWHTISSLIYLLQSVFGIIYIWSDSDR
- the yhbY gene encoding ribosome assembly RNA-binding protein YhbY, translating into MELTSDQRRHLKSLAHHIDPVVMIGNNGLADAVIREIAVNLDAHELIKIRVLGDDRALREEYMQKICSELGASAVQHIGKLLIVYRASNSDKPRIVLPKAKKAK
- the rlmE gene encoding 23S rRNA (uridine(2552)-2'-O)-methyltransferase RlmE is translated as MARSNSSNAWMKEHVNDHYVHQAKKEGYRARAAFKLLEINEKDKLFKQGLWVADLGAAPGSWSQVASQYVGESGRVFALDLLEMTPIRGVDFIQGDFGNEEVLAQYTELLAGRQVDLVICDMAPNITGNAVMDQARSMYLCELALEFVREQLKPNGYFLVKVFQGYGFTEYMRAMRETFSSVVTRNPKASRDRSNETYLLGKQKKA